Proteins from one Candidatus Nitrospira nitrificans genomic window:
- a CDS encoding ABC-type transport auxiliary lipoprotein family protein produces the protein MNDRKGWEMKAQLVQTAVCALLVAMTAGCLSPRTDSSEIHTYQLSLDGRPNEARLGKLDGPVLLVSQSQAEPGFETQRMVYVKRPHELEYYALNQWADTPVRMFTPLMVQALDQKDAWRAVISLPSSIPGDYRLDTHGFLLQQEFLQQPSRMRVMIRAQLVDLKESTILSARVFEVVENAASENPYGGVQAANRAVAALLDQITSWLGECVRHSPDAAVNRVLARPKGKGRTPAS, from the coding sequence ATGAATGACAGGAAAGGCTGGGAGATGAAGGCTCAGTTGGTACAGACGGCGGTTTGCGCCTTGTTGGTCGCGATGACGGCCGGTTGCCTGTCGCCTCGAACGGACTCTTCGGAGATCCATACCTACCAGTTAAGCCTTGATGGGAGGCCCAACGAAGCCCGTCTCGGCAAGCTTGACGGTCCGGTGCTGCTGGTGAGCCAGTCTCAAGCTGAGCCGGGATTCGAGACGCAGCGCATGGTGTATGTCAAGCGGCCGCACGAACTGGAGTACTATGCGCTGAATCAATGGGCCGATACGCCGGTGCGCATGTTCACTCCGTTGATGGTTCAGGCACTCGATCAGAAGGATGCGTGGCGCGCGGTGATTTCACTGCCGAGCTCGATCCCTGGGGACTATCGTCTCGATACGCACGGATTTCTGTTGCAGCAGGAGTTTCTCCAGCAACCCAGTCGCATGAGGGTGATGATCCGGGCGCAGCTGGTCGACCTGAAAGAGTCGACGATCCTGAGCGCGCGGGTTTTCGAGGTCGTGGAGAACGCCGCGAGCGAGAATCCCTACGGCGGGGTCCAAGCCGCTAATCGCGCGGTCGCGGCGCTGCTTGATCAGATTACCTCGTGGCTTGGAGAATGTGTTCGGCACTCGCCGGATGCCGCCGTTAATCGGGTGCTTGCAAGACCGAAGGGAAAGGGCAGGACTCCCGCCTCCTGA